One Chordicoccus furentiruminis DNA window includes the following coding sequences:
- a CDS encoding LacI family DNA-binding transcriptional regulator — MWDEKKIRIIDIADELGVSTATVSNVIHGKTKKISDATVRRVQEKLVERGYIPNMAATLLSQNNSRIVGVVVNNHPKYEGHVLEDPYISSAVNALSDALESHGYFLMLKKTSDIMDIVPFASMWNMDGMVIMGFCEDEYQKLRDRIRIPFVVYDGFFQNDRNICNLMLDDYDGGRQVGAFFRENGREKILFVADNWLKPDFDRYEGLCSGYGRKVNFMEVPMSKKERQAHYRDILPVFRDYDSVFAASDYYAVEIMYFLIHAGVRVPEDIWVVGFDDMELCRNVMPQLSSVRQDVFLRAGKAVEYLDRMKTDRSYSVTDKIPVQFVPRMSCGRRSY; from the coding sequence ATGTGGGATGAAAAGAAGATCCGGATTATTGATATTGCGGATGAATTGGGCGTCAGTACAGCGACTGTTTCCAATGTCATCCACGGCAAAACAAAAAAGATATCCGACGCAACTGTCAGACGGGTGCAGGAAAAACTCGTTGAAAGGGGATATATTCCGAATATGGCCGCGACGCTCCTTTCGCAGAACAATTCGCGGATTGTCGGAGTGGTCGTAAATAATCATCCGAAATATGAAGGACATGTTCTGGAAGACCCGTACATCAGCAGTGCGGTCAATGCGTTATCGGACGCACTGGAAAGCCATGGATATTTTTTAATGCTGAAGAAGACAAGTGACATTATGGATATTGTCCCCTTTGCATCCATGTGGAATATGGATGGAATGGTAATCATGGGGTTCTGCGAAGATGAGTATCAGAAGCTTCGTGACCGCATCAGGATACCATTTGTTGTATATGACGGTTTTTTCCAGAATGACAGAAACATCTGCAACCTGATGCTGGATGATTATGACGGAGGAAGGCAGGTCGGTGCGTTCTTCAGAGAAAACGGCAGAGAGAAGATATTATTTGTAGCGGACAATTGGCTGAAACCGGATTTTGACAGATATGAGGGACTTTGCTCCGGGTATGGAAGAAAAGTGAATTTTATGGAAGTACCTATGAGTAAAAAAGAAAGACAGGCACATTATCGGGATATCTTACCGGTATTTCGGGATTATGATTCGGTGTTTGCCGCATCGGATTATTATGCGGTTGAAATCATGTACTTTCTGATTCACGCGGGGGTACGCGTCCCGGAAGATATCTGGGTTGTGGGATTTGACGACATGGAGCTATGCAGAAATGTCATGCCGCAGTTATCCTCTGTCCGGCAGGATGTGTTTTTGCGCGCGGGAAAAGCAGTGGAGTATCTGGATCGGATGAAAACAGACAGAAGCTATTCGGTCACGGATAAAATTCCGGTACAGTTCGTTCCGCGGATGAGCTGTGGGAGAAGATCGTATTAA
- the istB gene encoding IS21-like element helper ATPase IstB has product MITAIARTEMEESIQACCKSLFLTSAIPEFIKEDGTPKQIEYLAAALRKEVVRRDENKRERLVKRARFPVYKTFDGYEYRCVKLPPALSKEDLEAVRFIEHKHNLVLYGPVGVGKTHMAIAAGVNACRKGYKVRFYTVTELVLKLAEARKNGTLERLRSDLNSLDLLILDEWGYVPVDRDGSQLLFRVISDSYESKSLILTTNLEFSKWGSIFTDDQMAAAMIDRLVHHGHLLLFEGNSYRMEHALMKQTARQPGAGVVKGTDRLT; this is encoded by the coding sequence ATGATCACGGCAATCGCCAGAACTGAGATGGAAGAAAGCATACAAGCCTGTTGCAAGTCCCTGTTTCTTACTTCCGCGATCCCGGAGTTCATCAAGGAAGACGGCACGCCGAAGCAGATCGAATATCTTGCGGCTGCCCTCCGAAAAGAAGTTGTCCGCAGGGACGAGAACAAGCGCGAACGTCTGGTCAAACGCGCCCGGTTCCCGGTTTATAAAACGTTCGACGGATATGAATACCGCTGTGTAAAACTTCCGCCGGCGCTATCCAAAGAAGATCTGGAAGCTGTCCGTTTCATAGAGCATAAGCATAACCTTGTCCTTTATGGGCCCGTAGGTGTTGGCAAGACCCATATGGCGATCGCCGCCGGCGTGAATGCCTGCCGGAAAGGATACAAGGTGCGCTTTTATACAGTGACGGAACTTGTCCTGAAACTGGCAGAGGCCAGGAAGAATGGAACGCTCGAGAGGCTCCGCAGTGATCTGAACTCCCTTGATCTGCTAATTCTGGATGAGTGGGGATATGTCCCGGTAGACCGTGACGGATCCCAGCTCCTGTTCCGCGTAATATCAGACAGTTATGAGAGCAAAAGCCTCATTCTTACTACCAATCTGGAATTCTCTAAATGGGGCAGCATATTTACTGATGACCAGATGGCCGCGGCGATGATTGACCGTCTTGTCCATCACGGGCATCTGCTCCTCTTCGAAGGAAACAGCTACCGTATGGAGCATGCGCTGATGAAGCAGACGGCACGCCAGCCTGGAGCGGGCGTTGTCAAGGGGACAGACCGCTTGACGTGA
- a CDS encoding IS110 family RNA-guided transposase: MNNTTVYVGMDVHKNSFSLCCYTVREDACSHYVKIDPDYRLVLEYIESMRGIYGDDSKFICGYEAGCLGYTLYHQMNDHGVECIILAPSTMAKSPVQKKKKTDRRDSEVIARCLAHHSYHKVHVPTSEEEQIKEFIRMRDDHKLALKKIKQQILAFCLRHGFIYNAGASHWTAAHLSWLRSLEPEGLYKEILSEYLLTYDKLTDTLERLDRRIEELADQDAYRESVRKLCCFLGIKTQTALAVIVEVGDFKRFQKAQQFASYIGLVPGEDSSGDGINRLPITKAGNTHVRRLLVEAAQSYGRGSIGFKSKALKARQEGNPPEVIAYADKANERLRRRYYRMTLKCGKKVNVVKTSIARELACFMWGMMTEETA; this comes from the coding sequence ATGAATAATACCACAGTCTACGTCGGAATGGATGTCCACAAGAACTCTTTTTCTCTTTGCTGCTATACAGTCAGAGAGGATGCTTGCTCTCATTATGTGAAGATTGATCCGGATTATCGGCTTGTCCTTGAATACATCGAAAGCATGCGTGGAATCTACGGCGATGACAGTAAGTTTATATGCGGTTATGAAGCCGGATGTCTTGGCTATACGTTATATCATCAGATGAACGATCATGGTGTTGAATGTATCATACTCGCTCCTTCCACTATGGCGAAGTCGCCTGTACAGAAAAAGAAAAAGACCGATAGGCGGGATTCTGAGGTGATCGCTCGCTGCCTCGCTCATCATTCGTATCACAAGGTACATGTCCCTACCTCCGAAGAGGAACAGATCAAGGAGTTCATCCGCATGAGGGATGACCATAAACTGGCACTCAAGAAGATCAAGCAGCAGATCCTCGCGTTCTGCCTCCGCCATGGCTTTATTTACAATGCCGGTGCCAGCCATTGGACGGCTGCTCATCTCAGCTGGCTACGGAGCCTTGAACCAGAGGGACTCTATAAAGAGATCCTTAGTGAGTACCTTCTGACTTACGATAAACTTACCGATACCCTGGAGCGTCTTGACAGGCGTATCGAAGAACTGGCTGATCAGGACGCTTATCGGGAAAGCGTGCGGAAGCTCTGCTGTTTCCTTGGCATCAAAACGCAGACGGCACTTGCTGTCATCGTTGAAGTCGGCGATTTCAAACGGTTTCAGAAAGCTCAGCAGTTCGCCTCATATATCGGTCTGGTCCCCGGTGAGGACTCCAGCGGTGACGGGATCAACCGACTCCCGATCACGAAAGCCGGCAATACGCATGTCAGGAGGCTCCTTGTTGAAGCAGCTCAGTCCTACGGACGCGGGAGTATCGGATTCAAATCCAAGGCTCTGAAAGCCCGCCAGGAAGGAAACCCTCCGGAAGTCATTGCCTACGCTGACAAAGCTAACGAACGTCTCCGCAGGAGGTATTACAGGATGACCCTGAAGTGCGGGAAAAAAGTCAATGTCGTCAAAACATCAATTGCCCGCGAACTTGCCTGCTTCATGTGGGGAATGATGACGGAAGAAACAGCATGA
- the istA gene encoding IS21 family transposase, which produces MSQINDIRDLSRKGYGISKISSLTGKDRKTIRKYLEQDDFSPEPPVAKSRTSIVTPYIDIITEWLEEDQKHWSKQRHTAKRIHERLQEEYGFTGSYDSVQKFVHRIRTDIQTKGTQELVWEPGCAQVDFGEADFNEDTECVRRKYLTVSFPFSNDGYNQVFRGETAECVCQGLQDIFNYIGGVPSLLVFDNATGVGRRVMDKIHETELFARFRAHYGFRIRFCNPHAGYEKGNVENKVGTSRRNLFVPVPTYHDIEEFNRGLLGQHAKKAAEAHYKKGTTISELFEEDKKHFLPLPAKPFNVCRYETCKADGYGKICLDGRHFYSTKPENHNQKVMVGIRAHYIDILEPNGGLLVRHRRQYGEKRTDLTDYSTSLEMLSKNIGAWPNSGFRKDAPELIREYVDSQPRAGRKSCIRMLSSLSKQYGYEAAVNALELAIKGNSVNKSDTAILAARITGYGIDTPPEPGPSLVVYDQAFLPNQATDKEAAS; this is translated from the coding sequence ATGTCCCAAATCAATGATATCAGAGATTTGAGCCGAAAGGGATATGGGATTTCCAAAATATCATCCCTCACAGGAAAGGATCGCAAGACGATCCGTAAATACCTTGAACAAGACGACTTCTCACCGGAGCCGCCTGTGGCGAAATCCAGAACATCCATCGTCACGCCGTACATTGATATCATCACGGAATGGCTTGAGGAGGACCAGAAACACTGGTCCAAGCAGCGGCATACTGCCAAGCGCATCCACGAACGCCTGCAGGAGGAATACGGTTTTACCGGAAGCTATGATTCTGTCCAGAAATTCGTGCACAGAATCCGGACCGATATCCAAACCAAAGGAACACAAGAACTCGTCTGGGAGCCCGGCTGCGCACAGGTTGACTTCGGAGAGGCGGATTTCAATGAGGATACCGAATGCGTCCGCCGGAAATACCTTACCGTATCCTTCCCATTCAGCAACGACGGATATAACCAGGTATTTCGGGGCGAAACTGCCGAATGCGTCTGCCAGGGGCTTCAGGATATCTTCAACTACATTGGGGGTGTCCCTTCGCTTCTTGTGTTCGACAACGCAACCGGCGTTGGCCGCAGGGTCATGGATAAGATCCATGAGACCGAGCTGTTTGCCCGGTTCCGTGCCCATTACGGGTTCCGTATCCGGTTCTGCAATCCGCATGCCGGATACGAGAAGGGCAACGTCGAGAATAAAGTAGGTACAAGCCGGCGGAACCTGTTTGTTCCTGTTCCCACATACCACGACATCGAAGAGTTCAACCGCGGCCTTCTTGGCCAGCATGCAAAGAAAGCGGCAGAAGCCCACTATAAGAAGGGCACTACGATATCAGAGCTCTTTGAAGAAGATAAGAAGCATTTCCTCCCGCTTCCGGCAAAACCGTTCAATGTATGCCGGTATGAGACCTGCAAGGCCGACGGATATGGAAAGATCTGCCTTGATGGCAGACATTTTTACTCCACCAAGCCCGAAAACCACAACCAGAAGGTCATGGTCGGCATCCGCGCCCATTACATAGACATCCTGGAACCAAACGGCGGTCTTCTGGTCCGCCACAGGCGTCAATATGGGGAAAAACGTACCGATCTTACGGATTACAGTACATCGCTTGAGATGCTCTCAAAGAATATCGGTGCCTGGCCGAACAGCGGATTTCGGAAGGACGCACCGGAACTGATCCGGGAGTACGTTGACAGCCAGCCCCGTGCAGGGCGCAAATCCTGTATCCGGATGCTAAGCAGCCTGTCAAAACAGTACGGCTATGAGGCAGCTGTAAACGCGCTGGAGCTCGCCATCAAAGGCAACAGTGTCAACAAGTCGGATACCGCCATTCTCGCGGCGCGTATCACCGGATACGGCATTGATACTCCGCCGGAACCCGGCCCGTCACTTGTTGTTTATGACCAGGCCTTTCTGCCCAACCAGGCCACAGACAAGGAGGCGGCATCATGA
- a CDS encoding ATP-binding cassette domain-containing protein encodes MISSHILDELSRLATHYGIIDHGRMVKELSAKELNAACQKCVRVEVSDTSVLARVLDAMGVEYQIISDTTADVFASVNVTQLTLALAKEKCEVLSMQERDESLENYFLSLTGGGDQ; translated from the coding sequence TTGATTTCAAGCCACATTCTCGACGAGCTTTCCAGACTGGCAACCCATTACGGCATCATAGACCATGGACGGATGGTAAAAGAGCTCAGTGCAAAGGAGTTAAATGCTGCCTGCCAGAAATGTGTGCGGGTGGAGGTCAGTGATACATCGGTGCTTGCGCGTGTCCTGGACGCCATGGGCGTGGAATACCAGATTATTTCAGACACAACTGCGGATGTGTTCGCAAGTGTGAATGTAACACAGCTAACGCTGGCACTTGCAAAAGAGAAGTGCGAAGTGCTGTCCATGCAGGAACGGGATGAAAGTCTGGAGAACTATTTTCTCTCTTTGACAGGAGGTGGGGATCAGTGA
- a CDS encoding DUF1788 domain-containing protein, which yields MMAGLQERLDQMEAAIHKPSFRESSGRANEVNYWVFDYDPAKELEVRERVEYMRKKNAKGTDGFELVVFDLYDMIMDYLEEKDFVNSYVRYEQRRGFDYIIRAASTSMKMNEDDSILIKKIVEQTPENAIVFLIGVGKCYPLLRSHKILNNLHQSVLKAPVVLFFPGTYTEQELILFNEIKDDNYYRAFKLVK from the coding sequence ATGATGGCAGGATTACAGGAACGATTAGATCAGATGGAAGCTGCCATCCATAAACCGTCATTCCGGGAAAGCAGCGGAAGGGCAAACGAGGTCAACTATTGGGTGTTTGACTACGATCCGGCAAAGGAACTGGAAGTCCGGGAGCGTGTCGAATACATGAGGAAAAAGAATGCGAAAGGCACTGACGGCTTTGAGCTGGTGGTCTTTGATCTGTATGACATGATCATGGACTATCTGGAGGAAAAGGACTTCGTGAATTCCTATGTCCGCTATGAACAGCGCCGCGGCTTCGACTATATTATCCGGGCAGCATCCACGTCAATGAAGATGAACGAGGACGATAGCATCCTGATCAAGAAGATTGTGGAGCAGACCCCGGAAAACGCGATTGTGTTTTTAATCGGCGTGGGCAAATGCTACCCACTCCTTCGGTCACATAAGATACTGAACAACCTGCATCAATCTGTGCTGAAAGCACCGGTGGTATTGTTCTTCCCCGGAACATATACCGAGCAGGAGCTGATTCTTTTCAACGAAATTAAAGACGATAATTACTATCGCGCATTCAAACTTGTGAAGTGA
- the tnpC gene encoding IS66 family transposase, with amino-acid sequence MDDKDLIIETMAKQNADLTALVQSLTETIKELEETIRELQRQLNQNSQNSSKPPSSDGFNKPKPQSQRQKSGKKQGGQKGHPGSHMSIPHEPDEYSKHLPKKCLSCPRLNECVMSGKVFTCGEKRYEVNAVITTRVTEHQSIQVASCPCTGEALAGEFPEGIRAYVQYGDSVSVLAGLLSTYGAVSTMRIHVLLGSLLGISLSTGTITSMVSKCAQKVGGTLETIKSMLIGSKVANFDETGTDVNGKTIWVHNSSTSDLTYQTISTKRGQIGMEGNGVLTKFGGIAVHDCWSPYWKYDDITHAVCNGHLLRELTGVEQYSPGHMWAPGFKTLLRSMKKARDKAVVKGKTELSYYHLHKFDTEYDRLMMMANEECPLSPDPLKKKKGRKKKGKERSLIERLMALKASVCLFIRDFDVPFDNNQAERDVRNVKTKTKVSGCFRTESGAQDYLDIMSYISTGRKHGISAYEALTAAFTGNAEIVLQ; translated from the coding sequence ATGGATGACAAAGATCTTATTATCGAAACAATGGCAAAACAGAATGCGGATCTCACCGCACTTGTGCAATCACTGACGGAAACCATCAAGGAATTAGAGGAAACTATCCGAGAGCTCCAGCGCCAGCTGAATCAGAACTCCCAGAACAGTTCCAAGCCACCTTCCAGTGATGGTTTCAATAAACCAAAGCCTCAAAGTCAGCGGCAGAAATCCGGCAAGAAGCAGGGCGGACAGAAGGGGCATCCGGGCTCCCATATGTCGATCCCGCATGAACCGGATGAATACAGCAAACATTTGCCGAAAAAGTGCCTTTCCTGCCCGCGGCTGAACGAGTGCGTCATGAGCGGCAAAGTATTTACCTGCGGTGAGAAGCGTTATGAAGTCAATGCAGTCATCACAACCAGGGTGACAGAGCACCAGTCCATCCAGGTGGCATCATGTCCATGTACGGGGGAAGCCCTGGCCGGGGAATTCCCTGAGGGAATCCGGGCATATGTACAGTATGGCGATTCCGTTTCCGTACTTGCCGGATTGCTGAGCACCTATGGAGCAGTCAGCACAATGCGGATCCATGTCCTGCTGGGAAGCCTTCTCGGGATCAGCCTGTCCACCGGGACGATCACCTCCATGGTGTCGAAGTGCGCCCAAAAAGTGGGCGGTACACTTGAGACTATAAAGTCCATGCTGATCGGGTCGAAGGTCGCCAACTTTGATGAGACCGGCACCGACGTGAATGGAAAAACCATCTGGGTGCATAATTCATCCACTTCGGATCTGACCTATCAGACGATCAGCACCAAACGTGGCCAGATCGGCATGGAGGGGAATGGTGTGCTCACCAAGTTTGGCGGTATTGCTGTACATGACTGCTGGTCTCCATACTGGAAGTATGACGATATCACACACGCAGTTTGCAATGGACATCTGCTGCGCGAACTGACCGGTGTTGAACAGTATAGTCCGGGACACATGTGGGCGCCGGGGTTCAAGACCCTCCTCCGTTCCATGAAAAAGGCCCGTGATAAAGCGGTGGTCAAAGGCAAAACGGAACTCAGCTACTATCACCTTCATAAGTTTGACACAGAGTATGACAGGCTTATGATGATGGCAAATGAGGAATGTCCTCTTTCCCCAGATCCGCTAAAGAAAAAGAAAGGGCGGAAGAAAAAAGGGAAAGAGCGGTCGCTCATCGAACGCCTTATGGCACTCAAGGCATCAGTCTGCCTTTTTATCAGGGACTTCGATGTTCCCTTTGATAACAACCAGGCGGAGCGCGATGTCCGCAATGTCAAAACAAAAACCAAGGTGTCCGGATGTTTCCGTACAGAAAGTGGGGCGCAGGATTATCTGGACATCATGTCATACATTAGCACAGGCAGGAAGCACGGTATCAGCGCTTATGAAGCTTTGACAGCTGCTTTTACTGGGAACGCTGAGATCGTCCTGCAGTAA
- a CDS encoding MATE family efflux transporter, protein MSDKRFLQDVLRISIPVALQSMLQSSFSMVDQIMVGQLGDKGVAAVEIAGKPSFIYAFVIGAISTITGIMISQYIGNHNREAEEKSICINFLVMILTGLTFLSVFSLFQNPFVGMFTEEEQVITEGSTYLGIISWTFIPLGICNILGTALRCRDKSTWPLYIGIFSALLNTVLNYCFIFGNFGAPRLGIAGAAYASVISQAAGALISILCFCRLYGRIRISLSLGKAGYSQYFLMLLPIVLNEFFWSVGQSVYTYVYGHMGTNELAGMSLTGAVQGLTMGALSGLSQAAGILIGKRLGSREYDAAYEDSKKLCGLGVAGSLVFTLLLILIRNPYVQLFNVSGDVRGIGADIMAAFAILMPVKVQNMILGGGIIRSGGKTKYVMMIDMMGTWLIGVPLALLTGLYFKIPVIWVYFVLSQEELVRLIISVFMFRSRKWMHTLQ, encoded by the coding sequence ATGTCAGATAAAAGATTTTTACAAGATGTGCTGCGCATCTCCATACCCGTGGCATTACAATCCATGCTGCAGTCTTCCTTTTCCATGGTCGATCAGATCATGGTCGGTCAGCTTGGAGATAAAGGTGTTGCTGCAGTTGAAATTGCCGGAAAGCCCAGTTTTATTTATGCGTTCGTCATTGGAGCAATCAGTACGATCACAGGAATCATGATCTCGCAGTACATTGGCAACCACAACAGAGAAGCAGAGGAAAAGAGCATCTGTATCAATTTTCTGGTGATGATATTAACCGGGCTTACCTTTCTATCTGTTTTCAGTCTTTTCCAGAATCCGTTCGTGGGAATGTTTACGGAAGAAGAGCAGGTAATCACAGAGGGCAGCACATATCTCGGGATTATCTCATGGACATTCATTCCGCTGGGGATCTGCAACATTCTGGGGACGGCCCTGCGATGCCGGGACAAATCAACCTGGCCGCTTTATATCGGCATTTTTTCTGCTTTGCTCAATACAGTTTTAAACTACTGCTTTATATTTGGAAATTTTGGCGCGCCGCGTCTTGGAATAGCAGGCGCCGCATATGCGAGTGTCATATCCCAGGCAGCAGGAGCACTGATTTCCATCCTGTGTTTTTGCAGATTATATGGGCGGATTCGTATTTCGTTAAGCCTTGGAAAGGCAGGATATTCGCAGTACTTTCTGATGCTTCTGCCGATTGTTTTGAATGAGTTTTTCTGGTCCGTGGGACAAAGCGTATACACATATGTTTATGGGCATATGGGAACTAATGAACTGGCAGGAATGTCGTTGACGGGCGCTGTTCAAGGCCTGACCATGGGAGCATTAAGCGGCCTGTCTCAGGCAGCCGGGATTCTGATCGGCAAAAGGCTGGGCAGCAGGGAATATGATGCTGCTTATGAGGATTCCAAAAAGCTATGCGGTCTTGGAGTGGCCGGATCACTGGTCTTCACGCTGTTATTGATTTTGATCAGAAATCCGTATGTTCAGCTGTTCAACGTATCAGGAGATGTTCGCGGAATTGGCGCAGATATTATGGCAGCATTTGCGATCCTGATGCCTGTGAAGGTACAGAATATGATACTGGGAGGCGGAATCATCCGAAGCGGCGGAAAAACGAAGTACGTCATGATGATTGACATGATGGGAACCTGGCTGATCGGCGTACCTCTGGCGCTGCTTACAGGATTGTATTTTAAGATTCCGGTTATCTGGGTCTATTTTGTTTTATCGCAGGAAGAACTGGTCCGTTTGATCATATCTGTTTTTATGTTCAGAAGCAGAAAATGGATGCATACGCTACAATAA
- a CDS encoding helix-turn-helix domain-containing protein — protein MAMNYNKLWKLLIDRNLMKKDLREMAGLSTNVIAKMGKNGDVSTEVLRKICKALDCGLDDIVEIVPDPEPSTKNGTAGSVQ, from the coding sequence ATGGCAATGAATTACAACAAACTCTGGAAGCTGTTAATTGATAGAAATCTGATGAAGAAAGATTTGCGTGAAATGGCCGGCCTTTCGACTAATGTGATTGCCAAAATGGGTAAGAACGGAGATGTTTCCACGGAAGTTCTCCGGAAGATTTGCAAAGCCTTAGACTGTGGGTTGGATGATATTGTGGAAATAGTGCCAGATCCCGAACCTAGTACAAAAAATGGGACAGCTGGATCTGTACAATAG
- a CDS encoding Fic family protein: MERLDLSYRPACRKNYLNPVLDQELIGITIPDKPSNRNQKYRKKR, from the coding sequence ATGGAGAGACTGGACCTTTCCTACAGGCCGGCCTGCCGGAAAAATTATCTGAATCCGGTTCTTGATCAGGAACTGATCGGGATAACGATACCTGACAAGCCGAGCAACCGAAATCAGAAATACAGAAAAAAGAGATAA
- a CDS encoding helix-turn-helix transcriptional regulator: protein MALVTKIKEFREKAGLTQADLAEKVGARRETIVHLENGKYNPSLKLAMDIARVFDVTVEELFTFTDGGK, encoded by the coding sequence GTGGCACTTGTTACAAAAATAAAAGAATTCCGTGAAAAAGCAGGATTAACGCAGGCGGATCTTGCGGAGAAAGTTGGTGCCCGGAGGGAGACAATTGTTCATCTGGAAAACGGTAAATATAATCCCTCATTAAAGCTGGCAATGGATATCGCAAGAGTATTTGACGTTACTGTCGAGGAATTATTCACCTTCACAGACGGAGGTAAATAG
- a CDS encoding DUF1819 family protein, which yields MNRKEYSAGAVKHSFWFMEFRKVVSLRLEGKTWEEIKRLNEEENIFGAPTTLRATQIFNTVSARVKSMDDSFYPVFEACDLASQKLFALVAAMTYDVLFGELVYELIREKMIIGSNELADSDLRIFFKDKQQQSDKAAKWTEATIKKLMVSYKSMLYEAGVTNKAKNVREIYKPLPDPAMERWMKDQGMNYQLKAITGVR from the coding sequence ATGAACAGAAAAGAATACAGCGCCGGTGCTGTAAAACATTCTTTCTGGTTTATGGAATTCCGCAAGGTCGTATCTCTCCGCCTGGAGGGAAAGACGTGGGAAGAAATAAAGCGTCTGAATGAGGAAGAGAATATCTTCGGAGCGCCGACGACGCTGCGGGCAACGCAGATTTTCAATACGGTTTCGGCCCGTGTAAAAAGCATGGACGATAGCTTCTATCCTGTCTTTGAGGCTTGTGATCTGGCCTCTCAGAAGCTCTTTGCGCTTGTGGCTGCCATGACTTATGACGTGCTCTTTGGTGAACTGGTCTATGAGCTTATCCGGGAGAAAATGATCATCGGCAGCAATGAACTGGCAGACAGTGATCTGAGGATTTTCTTTAAGGATAAACAGCAGCAAAGCGATAAGGCCGCCAAGTGGACGGAGGCCACAATCAAGAAGCTGATGGTTTCCTACAAATCCATGCTGTATGAGGCGGGCGTGACCAATAAGGCAAAGAATGTCCGTGAGATTTACAAGCCTTTACCCGATCCGGCAATGGAACGCTGGATGAAGGATCAGGGAATGAATTATCAGCTGAAAGCAATTACGGGGGTGAGATGA